Genomic DNA from Phyllostomus discolor isolate MPI-MPIP mPhyDis1 chromosome 12, mPhyDis1.pri.v3, whole genome shotgun sequence:
AAATCTATCCTGTTTCCAACTGTTCTCACTACCCCTGTGGCCTCCACCATCATCACACGCCTGGACTGGGGCGGTAGCCACCTAGAGGTCTTGGCTTCCATTCTTGCCACAGGAATTCTCTTCGTGTGCACAGGAAGACATGTGCaggactccatttatatgaagcaCAAAAAAGGCAACATTCTGccccggctggtatggctcagtggattgagggctggcctgtgaaccaaatgggtcgctggttcaattcccagtctggggcacatgcctgggttgtgggcacatgacaggcaaccacacattggtatctctctccttctctttctgtttcccttcctctctgtctaaaacagtaaataagtgaaatctttaaaaaagaaacaggcaacATTCATCCGTGATAAGAGTCAGAGCAATGGCTACCTCCGGTGCCTCTGAAGGGCTGGGACAGAGGCTTTGGGATAGGGGCTGGAGCTGTCCTGGATCTCGAACTGGCGGTGGTTACTTGGATGTATACACCAGGGAAAATAGCGCTTTATGCATTTTACTGTATGTGTTTTATATCTTGATGAAAAAGTTACacttaattatatatgtatataattatgtatattataACATAGAGCATTAAACTATAATATCCATAGTGCAATATGTACATTGCATTGgatattatatatgtacatattgtaTGCAATCAcccataattttatatatatagtcatGGTGGCCCTCTGCTACTAATCCTCATGGATTCTGTACCCGTCTTGGATCGACCAGAACAACAGAAGGAATTGGCTCGTGTGACTGCAGGGCTGGTCAGACCAGTTCCCTACTCGCAGGGCAGGCCGTCTGGAAGGGCAGGTCCCGGGCACGGGCTGACCTTGCTCTCTGTGAGCAGGTTTCTTTTCCAGGAAATGTCAGCTCTGCTCTTACGACCTGTCAGCTGATTGAATGAGGCCCGGCCAGATGATGTAGGATAATCTCCTGAGTTTAAAGTCAGCTGATCATAGGCTTTCATCACATCTACAGAACACCTTCGCAGCAACACCAAAATTACCGTTTGAATGAATAATGGCCAAGTTGACGGTCAGACTGACCACCCGAGCTTTAAACCTCCTGTGCAGTGACATGCAAGTCTGCTCCCGCTAGAAAGGTCAGCTCCTAGAAGGTTGGGACTTTTGCCTGATTTGTCCAGTGCAGTATGCCCATCaactagaacagtgcctggcacatagtaggtgctcaataaatgtgatgTTACATGAATAATGACCAACTCAGGTTCCCTTTCTACATCAGGACATGGAGATATCTAGCGTCCTTCTCTTCTGACCTCGCAGGAGTGTGGCAGTGTTTCCGAGATGGCCTCACCCCGCAAGGCTGCCCCCTGAGGGGGAGTGAGAAGGCGTGGGgacccctccttcctctgccactCACTCTGaaattgctctctctctctctctctctgtctctctctgtctctctctctgtctcaggtAACTTGACTGCAAAACGGGGATGTAACTCCCCTTCACCGGCTCATTGGGTCAAGTTGGGGGGAAGGATGTGAAACAACCTTGAAAAGCATGTGTACAAGAGGATGAAGTTCATGTGCTCACATATGTGTCCTGCACACCCTGGGGTCCTTCCTACTCCAGATCTTCATCCAGGCCGTCTCCTTCACCTAGAACACCCTTCCTCCTGCTTGCATCTGCCAATGCCTTTTTATCCTTCAGGGGTTTAAGATTTACCTCCTCCAGGAAATCTTCTCCCATCTTCTCAGGCTGGAGGATTTTGCCTGGTTCAGCTTTGCCTCAAGGGTGTTTCTGCCACATTAATCAACACCCAGGTGTTTGGAAGGTGGCCTAGCCTCGTGGCTCACGAGGCTGGGAGTCACACTGCTGACTGTCCACTCACAAGCTACATGAGCTCAAGCAAGTGTCCGCACCTCTCGTTCCCTCATCTGTCAGGTGCGGATTGTGACAACAGCCCACCTATGCTGGGCGACTGTTGCGTACCAGGTACTCCATACTCAGCCCGTTGAGTCCCGACCACAACCACTGGGAAGTAGGTTTTGTCATTATCGTAGGTTTTATTTCCACTTCTGCCTTACAGGCGAGGAAACACAAgtgcagagaggttaagtaacttgcccaaggtcccccGCAGGCTAAAAGGTAGAGATGGGATTCAAACCCATTCAGCTTGGCTCCAGGGTTTGGGCTCCTAACTTAATGATACACTGCCTCTTGAGCCTCTAGCGATGATACTAACAAAGACATCATGTAGTTCCCTGCTGGAGCTGGCCCTaggctcctgggggcgggggtggggagcacaggaAGCAAGGTCATGGggtgctggggcctggctggtgcTCAGGTTTGCTCTTCATCAGGTGCAGGAGGTGGCTGCACCTCCCTACCCTGGGATGCCGGGGACCTTGCCCAATTTCTCCCAGGCCTGCTGAGCAGGTGAGGGCAGGGTGGCCatagggaagtgggagagagagacagacaggaatGCACCTCTTGTGTGACATCACTTTCCACATCACAGGGGCTGAAGCAGTGATGGGGCAGGTGTGTCCTGCCCCAAGCATCCTGTTCATGAAGAGGCCGGAGGGGTTGTCtacagggagaggcagagggatcCTCCCAGTGTGCCAACCAGGAGGGGAACCATAAGGAGCAGGGCTGCAATGTGGGGTCCCGTGGGAGGGGTGGCGGCTGAAGCGGTAGTGAAGGGCAGGGTTATGGAGCCCCTGTTGCAGAGGTGCCCCTCACAGCAGGAGCCCTTCAGGTCGATGTCTGTCCAGGGGCTGGTGGTGCCCATGATGGTGCAGGAGGGCCGGTGGCAGGTTCTGATGTACACGGGGACTGAGAAATTGCCTGGAGAGGGGGACGACAGAGAGGGGGACGACAGAGAGGAGGGCTCAGACGTGAAGGAGGCCAGGGCCACGACTGGGTCCGCACACTTGCCTCCAGTCTCCCCGCTTTGAGCTAGGGCCACGCCTCCGCCCTCAGTCCAGGGTCGTGCCTCGCTCAGACCAGGCTACGCCTTCTCCTTCCAGAGCTGGCCGTGCCCCCTCCTTCGGAGGAGAGCCACAGCTCTTCCTTTAGGGCCACGCCTCCCTGTCCGGCCTGCCTGGTGCCTCTACCCTCAGTCCTGCGCTGCCTCCGGGCCCTCCTCCCCTCCGAGCCCCTCACCAATGGTCATTCGGCCACTGCCCAGAAAGCAGACGCTTTGGTCCTGGTGACACTGGACCCGTCGGGACTTCTCCGGGGTGCAGTCCTCTGGCCGGGTCCCCACGCAGGAGTAGCACTCGACGCCGCTGAGCGTTGGGGGGTTGGGCGCTGGCAAGAGAGCGTAGATTCACACTCGGGTGAGGGTTCTCCGGTTGGTAGTGCGGGTTGCGCGCCGCACCAGGGCACCTGCCTCTCCCGTCCCCTCTCCGCCCGCCCACGCCCATTCCAGCCCTCCGGCATACCTGGGCTCAGGTTGGGGATGGTGTCGTGGGACATGAGGTCATCGTTGCACCAGTCGGTCTTGCAGCCTCGCACTACCGAGTAGTCAGGCGGCAGCGCGTAGTCGTTCGACAGCATCTCTCCGGTGGACGGGCCTGTCCAGCAGCCTTTCTGTACCATGGTCACCGAGGCGCGGTACCCTGTGGGCGGGAGGGGATGGGCCTggtgctctgcctcctcccccgccttcctcctgctctcccacccctcctctccctctaacCTCCGCTCTGCACCTGTCCCCCTCTAGTCTCaagtctctccctcccctctcctctcctcctccatccttctttctcactttccttctccttcctgcccttcccttcctctctctctcccactgggACTCCACTTTCCAGGCCACCTCCACCCTTCAGCCCTCCCCCTCGCCTCCCCTGATCTTCCTCTTCACTGACTCTGttcccccctctcccacctcctcttcctGGGTCCCTgttgcctcctcctccttccccaccccacgccctcgcccacccttttctttctctgtcgtctcctccctttccctcacctcCCAACTGCTTCCttgttcttccctccctctcctacCCAATTCCACCCCCCAACCTggcggccctgcccctccctccctaatCTCTCATCCAGCCCACATCCTCCACCCCTTTTTCTTCTGCTCAcgcttctctctctgtgtcttttttcccccctgcttCCTCACCAGTGTCCAGTGACAAGACAGCCTCAGAGCATCCAGAGGGACAGGAGATGTTGGCAAGTTTCATGCCACTGAGGTCAAAGGGCCCGAAGTAGGTGTGCTGAAAGCTGTAGCACTGCAGGGCTTGGGACTCTgaggagaggagcaggggtgAGGTGAGGGGAGCAGGCCAGGGATGTGCATATGACAGTCACACCAGCCCGGCTGTTCTCTGAGGGGAGACAGGCCTTGTTGCCTAGAGACAACCAGGGTCTGCTGCCACCACC
This window encodes:
- the LYPD5 gene encoding ly6/PLAUR domain-containing protein 5; protein product: MGVPRAFLLCLCGAALCPTESQALQCYSFQHTYFGPFDLSGMKLANISCPSGCSEAVLSLDTGYRASVTMVQKGCWTGPSTGEMLSNDYALPPDYSVVRGCKTDWCNDDLMSHDTIPNLSPAPNPPTLSGVECYSCVGTRPEDCTPEKSRRVQCHQDQSVCFLGSGRMTIGNFSVPVYIRTCHRPSCTIMGTTSPWTDIDLKGSCCEGHLCNRGSITLPFTTASAATPPTGPHIAALLLMVPLLVGTLGGSLCLSL